In Phaseolus vulgaris cultivar G19833 chromosome 10, P. vulgaris v2.0, whole genome shotgun sequence, a single genomic region encodes these proteins:
- the LOC137817926 gene encoding uncharacterized protein, with protein METSFSLVYGSNAMIPVEIHESSPRFLGFVAEESNEERKVNLDLIDEAIEEARIKAEAMKRRVERQYSSKVKLRQFQVGDLVMRKAHPYELENKLSPKWTGPFRVIKAKGNG; from the coding sequence atggagacgtcTTTCAGCCTAGTGTATGGGTCGAacgccatgatcccagtggagATCCACGAGAGCTCGCCTCGTTTCCTAGGTTTTGTGgcagaagaatccaacgaagaaaggaaaGTGAACCTGGATCTGATAGACGAAGCTATAGAAGAGGCGAGAATTAAGGCTGAGGctatgaagagaagagtggagcgccagtacagctctaaggtgaagctgcGACAATTCCAAGTTGGTGAtttggtcatgaggaaggctcacccttacgagttggaaaacaagttgtctcccaagtggactggaccgttcagagtaaTCAAAGCCAAAGGGAATGGTTGA
- the LOC137817928 gene encoding uncharacterized protein, with protein MKQYQGETLKEYISCFGAHVVKVGTKEEPMIVYAFRKGVSPGPFCESIIRNRPKTFAEIRRRAVEHIASEGDVYEKRTTVAPARPRAHMRTQPARVHEAATERKNQDRKRTYEARRTQPRGRAEGRREGNRPLRQNFVDELKDLIVVPNIADRLRPPVKSDKVLGPHKESWCEFHEAFGHHINNCLALGYQLDELVKSRLLKDYLAGSTTTIAMAIPEEDQAHEILTHGEVHTISGGFSGEGPTASQRKKYVRSVSSVAEDFPDDPWESDLVFTRADLRDVVPHDNDPVVILVVTTGRKVHRVLVDQGSFADVMFWSTFNKL; from the coding sequence atgaagcagtatcaaggcgaGACTTTGAAGGAGTACATAAGCTGCTTTGGGGCGCAtgtggtgaaggttggcaccaaggaggagcccatgattgtTTACGCGTTCAGAAAGGGCGTGAGTCCTGGGCCTTTCTGCGAGTcaatcattcgcaaccgccccaagacttttgctgagataaggcgtcgcgcAGTAGAGCACATTGCCTCAGAGGGGGATGTGTACGAGAAACGCACAACTGTCGCACCCGCACGCCCGAGAGCGCATATGCGCACACAACCCGCTAGGGTCCACGAAGCCGCCACAGAGAGAAAGAACCAAGACAGGAAGCGCACCTACGAGGCAAGGAGGACCCAGCCTAGGGGTCGagcagaaggaaggagagagggaaatagaccCCTGAGGCAGAATTTCGTGGATGAgcttaaagacctcatcgttgtgcccaacatagctgacaggttgaggccaccagtgaagtctgacaaggtgctgggaccccACAAAGAGTcgtggtgcgaatttcacgaggcattcgggcaccatattaacaactgcttagcactgggctatcagttggatgagcttgtgaagagTCGCTTACTAAAAGATTATCTCGCTGGGTCTACTACGACAATAGCCATGGCGATACCCGAGGAGGATCAAGCACATGAAATACTGACTCACGGAGAAGTACACACCATTTCTGGAGGCTTTTCCGGAGAGGGACCCACTGCCTCACAGCGTAAGAAATATGTGAGGTCAGTGAGTTCAGTTGCTGAGGATTTTCCAGatgacccgtgggagtcagatctcgttttcacaagggctgacctgcgggatgtcgtcccacacgataatgaccccgtggtcatcttAGTAGTCACAACGGGAAGAAAAGTACACagggttctcgtcgaccagggcagttttgcagacgtcatgttttggtcgaccttcaacaagctatAG